The Chanodichthys erythropterus isolate Z2021 chromosome 14, ASM2448905v1, whole genome shotgun sequence genome window below encodes:
- the slc40a1 gene encoding solute carrier family 40 member 1 isoform X1, with protein sequence MDSAGSKKPCCERVHEFFKSAKFLIYLGHALSTWGDRMWNFAVAVFLVELYGNSLLLTAVYGLVVAGSVLLLGAIIGDWVDKNPRLKVAQTSLVVQNSAVILCGVLLMAVFQFKVQLSTMYDGWLLTTCYILVITIANIANLASTAMSITIQRDWVVVVAGDDRSKLADMNATVRIIDQLTNILAPMLVGQIMSFGSHFIGCGFISGWNLFSMCLEYFLLWKVYQKTPALAFKAGQKENDDQELKHLNVQKEIRNSESPIEGSKLMNEAAEVKKNTGCCYQMAEPIRTFKDGWVAYYNQSIFFAGMSLAFLYMTVLGFDCITTGYAYTQGLNGSVLSLLMGASAISGICGTVAFTWIRKKCGLIRTGFIAGVTQLSCLTLCVASVFAPGSPFDLSISPFEEVLKHLFGDSGSLRESPTFVPTIESQIQANATVFEEAPQVESYMSVSLLFAGVIAARIGLWAFDLTVTQLIQENVIESERGVINGVQNSMNYLLDLLHFIMVILAPNPEAFGLLVIISVSFVAMGHMMYFRFAYKSLRSRLFLFCSPEQKPDPNIPSLSNSV encoded by the exons ATGGACAGCGCTGGATCTAAGAAACCTTGCTGTG AAAGAGTTCACGAATTCTTCAAGTCTGCAAAATTCCTAATTTACCTCGGACATGCTCTGTCAACATGG GGGGATCGGATGTGGAATTTTGCTGTGGCTGTGTTTTTGGTGGAGCTGTATGGCAATAGTTTACTCCTGACAGCCGTGTATGGACTGGTGGTTGCGGGGTCCGTCCTCTTACTGGGCGCTATTATTGGTGACTGGGTGGACAAAAACCCCAGGCTGAAAG TGGCGCAGACATCTTTGGTTGTCCAAAACAGTGCTGTCATTCTCTGCGGTGTCCTTCTGATGGCCGTTTTCCAGTTCAAAGTACAGCTTTCTACCATGTATGACGGATGGTTGCTG ACAACATGCTACATTTTGGTCATCACCATTGCTAACATTGCTAACCTGGCCAGCACAGCCATGTCCATCACCATCCAGAGGGACTGGGTTGTGGTTGTGGCAGGAGATGATCGGAGCAAATTGGCAG ATATGAACGCAACTGTAAGAATAATCGACCAGTTAACCAACATTCTGGCTCCAATGCTTGTGGGCCAGATCATGTCATTCGGTTCCCATTTCATCGGCTGTGGTTTTATCTCTGGCTGGAACCTGTTCTCCATGTGCCTGGAGTACTTCCTGCTTTGGAAAGTTTATCAGAAGACTCCAGCACTTGCTTTCAAGGCAGGACAGAAGGAAAATGATGACCAGGAGCTAAAGCATCTCAACGTACAAAAAG AGATTAGAAATAGTGAAAGTCCAATTGAAGGCTCCAAGCTGATGAATGAAGCTGCTGAGGTGAAGAAAAACACCGGTTGCTGCTACCAAATGGCAGAGCCCATCCGTACCTTTAAGGATGGCTGGGTAGCCTACTACAATCAGTCCATCTTCTTTGCTGGCATGTCTCTGGCTTTCCTCTACATGACCGTTCTGGGCTTCGACTGCATCACCACGGGCTACGCGTACACTCAGGGCCTGAACGGCTCCGTGCTCAGTCTCCTCATGGGAGCCTCGGCTATATCTGGAATCTGTGGAACAGTGGCCTTCACCTGGATCAGAAAGAAGTGCGGCCTGATCAGAACCGGCTTCATCGCTGGAGTCACCCAACTGTCCTGCCTCACGCTCTGCGTGGCATCCGTCTTCGCTCCTGGCAGCCCTTTCGATCTCAGCATCTCGCCCTTCGAAGAGGTCTTAAAACATCTGTTTGGAGACAGCGGCTCGCTGCGTGAGAGTCCTACTTTTGTTCCTACTATTGAATCACAGATTCAGGCAAACGCCACTGTTTTTGAGGAAGCCCCCCAAGTAGAGTCCTACATGTCTGTCAGTCTACTCTTCGCCGGCGTCATTGCTGCTAGAATTG GTCTTTGGGCCTTTGACTTGACCGTGACCCAGCTGATCCAAGAGAATGTAATAGAGTCCGAGAGAGGAGTCATCAATGGTGTCCAGAACTCCATGAACTATCTTCTTGATCTCCTGCACTTCATCATGGTCATCCTTGCACCAAATCCAGAGGCCTTCGGCCTTCTCGTGATCATCTCTGTTTCCTTCGTTGCAATGGGACATATGATGTATTTCAGGTTTGCCTATAAAAGCCTCCGAAGTCGACTCTTCCTGTTCTGTTCACCCGAGCAGAAGCCAGATCCCAATATTCCCTCACTTTCCAACTCCGTATAA
- the slc40a1 gene encoding solute carrier family 40 member 1 isoform X2: MDSAGSKKPCCERVHEFFKSAKFLIYLGHALSTWGDRMWNFAVAVFLVELYGNSLLLTAVYGLVVAGSVLLLGAIIGDWVDKNPRLKVAQTSLVVQNSAVILCGVLLMAVFQFKVQLSTMYDGWLLTTCYILVITIANIANLASTAMSITIQRDWVVVVAGDDRSKLADMNATVRIIDQLTNILAPMLVGQIMSFGSHFIGCGFISGWNLFSMCLEYFLLWKVYQKTPALAFKAGQKENDDQELKHLNVQKEIRNSESPIEGSKLMNEAAEVKKNTGCCYQMAEPIRTFKDGWVAYYNQSIFFAGMSLAFLYMTVLGFDCITTGYAYTQGLNGSVLSLLMGASAISGICGTVAFTWIRKKCGLIRTGFIAGVTQLSCLTLCVASVFAPGSPFDLSISPFEEVLKHLFGDSGSLRESPTFVPTIESQIQANATVFEEAPQVESYMSVSLLFAGVIAARIADPRECNRVRERSHQWCPELHELSS, from the exons ATGGACAGCGCTGGATCTAAGAAACCTTGCTGTG AAAGAGTTCACGAATTCTTCAAGTCTGCAAAATTCCTAATTTACCTCGGACATGCTCTGTCAACATGG GGGGATCGGATGTGGAATTTTGCTGTGGCTGTGTTTTTGGTGGAGCTGTATGGCAATAGTTTACTCCTGACAGCCGTGTATGGACTGGTGGTTGCGGGGTCCGTCCTCTTACTGGGCGCTATTATTGGTGACTGGGTGGACAAAAACCCCAGGCTGAAAG TGGCGCAGACATCTTTGGTTGTCCAAAACAGTGCTGTCATTCTCTGCGGTGTCCTTCTGATGGCCGTTTTCCAGTTCAAAGTACAGCTTTCTACCATGTATGACGGATGGTTGCTG ACAACATGCTACATTTTGGTCATCACCATTGCTAACATTGCTAACCTGGCCAGCACAGCCATGTCCATCACCATCCAGAGGGACTGGGTTGTGGTTGTGGCAGGAGATGATCGGAGCAAATTGGCAG ATATGAACGCAACTGTAAGAATAATCGACCAGTTAACCAACATTCTGGCTCCAATGCTTGTGGGCCAGATCATGTCATTCGGTTCCCATTTCATCGGCTGTGGTTTTATCTCTGGCTGGAACCTGTTCTCCATGTGCCTGGAGTACTTCCTGCTTTGGAAAGTTTATCAGAAGACTCCAGCACTTGCTTTCAAGGCAGGACAGAAGGAAAATGATGACCAGGAGCTAAAGCATCTCAACGTACAAAAAG AGATTAGAAATAGTGAAAGTCCAATTGAAGGCTCCAAGCTGATGAATGAAGCTGCTGAGGTGAAGAAAAACACCGGTTGCTGCTACCAAATGGCAGAGCCCATCCGTACCTTTAAGGATGGCTGGGTAGCCTACTACAATCAGTCCATCTTCTTTGCTGGCATGTCTCTGGCTTTCCTCTACATGACCGTTCTGGGCTTCGACTGCATCACCACGGGCTACGCGTACACTCAGGGCCTGAACGGCTCCGTGCTCAGTCTCCTCATGGGAGCCTCGGCTATATCTGGAATCTGTGGAACAGTGGCCTTCACCTGGATCAGAAAGAAGTGCGGCCTGATCAGAACCGGCTTCATCGCTGGAGTCACCCAACTGTCCTGCCTCACGCTCTGCGTGGCATCCGTCTTCGCTCCTGGCAGCCCTTTCGATCTCAGCATCTCGCCCTTCGAAGAGGTCTTAAAACATCTGTTTGGAGACAGCGGCTCGCTGCGTGAGAGTCCTACTTTTGTTCCTACTATTGAATCACAGATTCAGGCAAACGCCACTGTTTTTGAGGAAGCCCCCCAAGTAGAGTCCTACATGTCTGTCAGTCTACTCTTCGCCGGCGTCATTGCTGCTAGAATTG CTGATCCAAGAGAATGTAATAGAGTCCGAGAGAGGAGTCATCAATGGTGTCCAGAACTCCATGAACTATCTTCTTGA